A portion of the Alphaproteobacteria bacterium genome contains these proteins:
- a CDS encoding tetratricopeptide repeat protein → MSKSAKILLAARYAGNNGDWRSAENLYRQILNLDSENEDALNGLADSLYFQGRLQEAEIDYRAAVFSNPTNLNLRILLARYYLRLEYDQIALDVLEYILGQDPNHQQASLLICETLCRLGRIDEAHARARILLMQHGYDSKFYFYLAGTLRRTLEFNHLQQLERAGEADFTAADRRLRSRQLVHFLAGAEHDTGKERLKKLASSIWHRLDRHAVTSAPSKAPYRVGFVCHELRTHPVGRYFLSLLRAYAAQYMPDLRIHVYNVGDDLPRDPVYAEIRKIAGNHFRSLKNLPMDLVLETVRADHIDVLFDLGGHSPRSATWIFEARLAPVQIMWLGWGHTMGLPGIDSVLVDQYCAPTDRRFLAEECTVIDAPYMILPDVPTLPDKFIPPIVQNGFVTFGQPNRLDKWTPDMIVRDAAIMRELADSKMLVFHPDVAAESVRKNVRSLFAAQGIDNSRIEFIANTPTNYVDCLRRVDIVMDPIMVNGGATSMDVLAQGIPLFTVPGDQLFQRFSYAFLQYANLPQFCAKNQKDLIQKVIQFAGNADLLTEWRGGGITHTVAGSPLCDFAAYGAAWNRLIPQLVDRGHTQKLQKRM, encoded by the coding sequence ATGAGTAAATCCGCAAAAATATTGCTTGCCGCCAGGTACGCCGGAAATAATGGCGATTGGCGCTCGGCCGAAAATCTATATCGGCAAATTTTGAATTTGGATTCGGAAAATGAGGATGCGTTGAATGGTCTCGCCGATTCTTTGTATTTTCAAGGAAGACTGCAAGAAGCGGAAATCGATTATCGCGCGGCGGTTTTCTCCAATCCGACCAATTTGAATTTGCGTATTTTGCTGGCGCGGTATTATTTGCGCCTGGAATACGATCAAATAGCCTTGGATGTTCTTGAATATATTTTGGGCCAGGACCCTAATCATCAACAAGCATCCTTGTTGATTTGCGAAACCTTGTGCCGTTTGGGCCGGATCGACGAAGCGCACGCTCGCGCCAGAATTCTGCTGATGCAGCATGGGTATGATTCTAAATTCTATTTCTATCTTGCCGGCACATTGCGCCGCACGCTGGAATTCAATCATCTGCAGCAATTGGAACGCGCGGGTGAGGCGGATTTTACCGCCGCGGACCGAAGATTGCGCAGCCGGCAATTGGTGCATTTCCTGGCTGGCGCGGAACATGACACCGGCAAGGAACGTTTAAAAAAACTGGCTTCGTCAATCTGGCATCGTTTGGACCGCCACGCGGTTACTTCGGCGCCGTCCAAAGCCCCTTATCGTGTCGGGTTTGTGTGCCATGAACTCCGCACGCATCCCGTGGGCCGGTACTTTCTGTCGTTACTGCGCGCCTATGCCGCGCAATATATGCCCGATTTGCGGATTCATGTTTACAATGTCGGCGACGATCTGCCGCGCGATCCGGTTTATGCCGAGATACGTAAAATTGCCGGCAATCATTTCCGCAGTTTGAAAAATTTGCCGATGGATTTGGTTTTGGAAACCGTGCGCGCCGATCATATCGATGTACTGTTCGATTTGGGTGGGCATAGTCCGCGTTCTGCCACGTGGATATTCGAAGCGCGCTTGGCGCCGGTACAAATCATGTGGCTGGGTTGGGGTCATACAATGGGACTGCCGGGGATCGATTCGGTATTGGTCGATCAATATTGCGCGCCGACCGACCGGCGCTTTTTGGCCGAAGAATGCACGGTAATTGATGCGCCGTATATGATTTTGCCGGATGTGCCGACATTGCCGGATAAATTTATTCCGCCCATAGTCCAAAACGGCTTTGTTACGTTTGGCCAGCCAAACCGGCTGGATAAATGGACACCGGATATGATTGTGCGGGATGCGGCCATTATGCGGGAATTGGCAGATTCGAAAATGCTGGTGTTCCATCCCGATGTAGCGGCAGAATCGGTACGAAAAAATGTCCGCAGTCTGTTTGCCGCCCAAGGCATCGATAATTCGCGGATTGAATTTATCGCCAATACGCCAACCAATTATGTGGATTGCTTGCGCCGCGTGGATATAGTGATGGACCCAATTATGGTGAATGGCGGCGCGACATCGATGGATGTTCTGGCGCAAGGCATTCCATTATTCACTGTACCTGGCGATCAATTATTCCAGAGATTCAGCTACGCATTTTTACAATACGCGAATCTTCCTCAATTCTGTGCCAAAAACCAAAAAGATTTAATTCAAAAAGTGATTCAGTTTGCCGGCAATGCCGATTTATTAACCGAATGGCGCGGCGGCGGCATAACGCATACTGTGGCAGGGTCGCCATTATGTGATTTTGC
- a CDS encoding bifunctional 2-methylcitrate synthase/citrate synthase, translating into MSVPAAANSVSNIKKGLEGVVTDETRISRVIPDKQYLTYYGYPVQDLAENCDFMEVAYLLLNGELPNTKQYADFCDMEKKSRGVSGNILSVIKTFPKNSHPMRMMQTCIAYLGLEDADAENNSVEANRRKYMRLLAQLPTVTAAAMRHTKGEDFIPPDPKLGYCENFFQMCFGKIPSKDVLKAFDVSMTLYAEHGFNASTFTARVIISSLSDLHSAASGAVGSLKGPLHGGANEAVMHMLMDVGNGDPKKWMLDALATKKKIMGFGHRVYKNGDSRVPCMKKYRDLAAKSLGGEKWVEMSNILESTMIAEKNIHPNLDFPAGPAYYMMGFPIPFFTPLFIMSRITGWAAHVIEQLSSNKLIRPLSQYIGPVERKVTPINQRAA; encoded by the coding sequence ATGAGTGTTCCGGCGGCCGCCAATTCCGTAAGCAATATTAAAAAAGGCCTCGAAGGGGTAGTCACCGATGAAACGCGCATTTCCCGTGTTATTCCCGATAAACAATATCTGACCTATTACGGTTATCCGGTTCAGGATCTGGCCGAAAATTGCGATTTTATGGAAGTCGCTTATTTGCTGCTCAATGGCGAGCTGCCGAACACCAAACAATATGCCGATTTTTGCGATATGGAAAAAAAATCGCGCGGCGTCAGCGGCAATATTTTATCGGTTATCAAAACGTTCCCGAAAAATTCTCATCCAATGCGCATGATGCAAACCTGCATCGCCTATTTAGGACTGGAAGATGCGGATGCGGAAAATAACAGTGTTGAAGCGAATCGCCGTAAATATATGCGGCTTTTGGCGCAATTGCCCACGGTAACGGCGGCAGCAATGCGCCATACCAAGGGTGAAGATTTCATTCCGCCCGATCCAAAACTGGGATATTGCGAGAATTTTTTCCAAATGTGCTTTGGTAAAATTCCATCGAAAGACGTGCTGAAAGCATTCGACGTATCGATGACATTATATGCAGAACATGGATTTAATGCCTCCACCTTTACCGCGCGGGTGATTATTTCATCTTTATCCGATTTGCACAGCGCCGCGTCGGGCGCGGTGGGATCGTTAAAAGGCCCACTGCATGGCGGCGCGAACGAAGCGGTGATGCATATGTTAATGGATGTCGGCAATGGCGATCCTAAAAAATGGATGCTGGATGCGTTGGCGACTAAGAAAAAAATTATGGGATTCGGCCACCGCGTTTATAAAAACGGCGATTCGCGTGTACCATGTATGAAGAAATACCGCGATCTGGCCGCAAAATCTTTGGGCGGCGAAAAGTGGGTGGAAATGTCCAATATTCTGGAATCCACCATGATTGCCGAAAAAAATATTCATCCCAATTTGGATTTTCCGGCTGGGCCCGCTTATTACATGATGGGTTTCCCAATTCCATTTTTCACGCCGCTGTTTATTATGAGCCGTATTACCGGCTGGGCGGCGCATGTGATCGAACAATTATCGTCCAATAAATTAATTCGCCCGTTAAGCCAGTATATTGGTCCGGTGGAACGTAAAGTAACCCCTATCAACCAGCGCGCCGCATGA
- the prpB gene encoding methylisocitrate lyase has product MTQTRKSFRKSLKSGKLLRMPGAFNPLVAMAIQRAGFDGVYLSGGAFSASMGLPDIGMTTLPEVTGICAQMTRVMDLPILADADTGFGGIPNVARTVTMFEEAGAAGIHLEDQVHPKRCGHLDGKELVDTKTMVQKIRAAISVKQDPDFLIMARTDAKGVEGLDKAIARAKAYVDAGAEAIFPEALEGEKEFEKFRKAVKVPLLANMTEFGKSKLLTVKQLENLGYNIVIYPVTTLRLAMGAITDGLKQIKRDGTQQNVVKNMQTRAELYDLLDYESYSKFDQKIYNFKVKKN; this is encoded by the coding sequence ATGACCCAAACCCGTAAATCTTTTCGCAAATCTTTGAAATCCGGCAAATTGCTGCGCATGCCGGGTGCATTCAACCCGCTGGTCGCGATGGCGATTCAGCGCGCTGGGTTTGACGGCGTGTATTTATCGGGCGGCGCGTTTTCGGCATCGATGGGGTTGCCGGATATTGGTATGACGACGTTACCAGAAGTTACCGGTATTTGTGCGCAAATGACGCGCGTGATGGATTTGCCGATTCTGGCCGACGCCGATACCGGATTTGGCGGGATTCCGAATGTCGCGCGCACGGTAACTATGTTCGAAGAAGCTGGCGCGGCCGGGATTCATTTGGAAGATCAAGTGCATCCCAAACGTTGTGGCCATTTGGACGGCAAGGAATTGGTAGATACAAAAACCATGGTGCAAAAAATCCGCGCAGCCATCAGTGTAAAACAAGATCCGGATTTCTTAATCATGGCCCGCACCGATGCCAAAGGGGTCGAAGGTTTAGACAAGGCGATTGCCCGCGCGAAGGCGTATGTTGATGCTGGAGCGGAAGCGATTTTCCCCGAAGCATTAGAAGGTGAAAAAGAATTCGAAAAATTCCGCAAGGCGGTCAAGGTCCCATTGCTGGCCAATATGACCGAATTCGGCAAATCAAAATTGCTGACTGTAAAACAATTGGAAAATTTGGGTTACAATATCGTTATTTATCCCGTAACCACGCTGCGCCTTGCGATGGGCGCAATTACGGATGGCTTGAAACAGATCAAACGCGATGGCACGCAACAGAATGTGGTAAAAAATATGCAAACCCGCGCGGAATTGTATGATTTGTTGGATTATGAAAGCTATAGTAAATTCGATCAGAAGATTTATAATTTCAAAGTGAAGAAAAATTAA